One Acidimicrobiia bacterium genomic window, TAGATGTGGATGGGCCAGTTGTAGAAGTCATTGACCAGCATTGTTACAACACCTCTGATTTATTCTCACAACCAGCTAAACAACAAACCACCACCATAAATAACTACTTGTTTTTGTGTCTAAGCCAAGGACAGTAGCTACCTATACAACATGTTGCAACGCTTGTGAAAGTCAGGTTTGTGAGAAACGTTTTCCCCCCTCAAACAACCAAGGGTGACAAAAAACGGGTACGTGTTTCGCGTCCCCAGGCAACAACCACCCCAAAAACAGGTCTCACCATTCTAGATATCGTGTTATCCCTAGTGGTCGTAGCAGTCCTGGTATCCACATCGGTAGTGGTTTACAGTATCGTTGTTGAACGGTCCCGTGACCGTCTCGCTGAACAATCGATCAGGGCTGTTTTACGAGAAGCGCAAGCACTTGCAGCTTTCACTAAAAGCGATCTCACCTTAGAACACATTGAAAACGCTTTCAACGACCTAGTAATAAGTGCTACCTACCCGAGCGGGCCCAGCGCCGCTACAAGCCAATGGGTAGTGTTAGACGCCACACCACCGGTCACACCTGCTACACAAAAACAAGCCGGAACTGAAAACGGGGTTTCCTATGCTGTTGCTTCTATAGACAGCGCAGGTTTCGCGTCGATCGCCGCAGTGTTCAATGACCGGTGCGCCCAAACAATAGGGGATGCCACAACAACCTATGCGTCCTGGGTGACTCGCGACTGGCAAGACAACTGTGGGTCATACACACTCCTAGAAGGACCAAAAGACACACAAAACGATCCTCGCCCACCCCAAATCATCACCCCCACCGTCACACATAGCATAATCGATGACACTATCCATCTTGACTGGAGCGCAGCTTCAGGCGAAAAGTTTGATGGCTACAAAATTTTACGTGACAACATAGAAGTAGCGTCACTCTCACCAGAAACCTACCAATGGTTCGACAATAACACCGAAGCCGCGAAAACCTACACCTACCAGGTAGTAGCGCACGGACCGACCATGACTTTACCGTCAGAATTAGTGACAGCAGCGACACCATTCAACACTATCTTCGACGATTTTAACCGCACCGCCCCAACCCTAGGAACAACCAGCACAGGTTCGCTACCATGGCAAGTATTAAACGGTAGTTGGGCAACCAACGGCCAAAACGCTAACGGCGGCGATACCAACACTAACCCGGCCGCTGTTGTACAAACCTGGATTGAAAACGTCACGCTAAGCGCTGAGGTCGCCCCCGGCGACGCTCTAATCGTCAGAGCCGAAAACAAAAACAACTATGTACAAGCCCGTACCCAAACAACAACCACACCAATAGTTACCTACAGCCCGTGGTCAGCTTGGTCTGCATGGTCAAACATTGCGTCCTGTGTAGCAGAAGCACAAGGAGCTACCAACACCACAGCCCGACAATGCCAACAAGTGTATGTGCCTTCTGGGTATTGGACAGGCTGGTCACAAACCAGTTCATGTACCCCCATAGCCGGCTACCGGGAATGCAACTCGTACTACACGATCGTGGGTTACAACGTAGGCGCCTGGATCAGCCAAGGTACCGGTCCTGGGATGTCCAACCATTGCACCGACTTTTCTAAAGTTGGTGAAACAGATTTTGTGGGACCCTACGCAACCCAAAGACGACAGTACGCTTACATGACCGCCGCTCAAGCCGCGCAAGTTGGGCGCCCAATGAACTACTGCGCCACCATTGGATACCCCAACCACTCGTTTGTGTATTTCACCCAAAGAGATAACCGATCCGTCACCCCAATCTATGGGTACGAATACCAAACCCGTACCTATGTGAATACTTCCTACTACCAAACACAGCAACGCACCTCAACCAGAACAGTAACAAACTCTACTGTTACCGACTATGACCTTGTGTTAGAACAAATGGTAGAAGGTACCCTGACACAACTAGAAACAGTAGCTACCACCAACCAACCCACCAGCCTGTCAGTTACTGTAGTAGGGGATAACTACCTGGTTACTTCCAACGGAGGACCAGAAACTATCACCCGACAAATAGCCAACACTGGCGGACGAACATTACACGGTATTGGTCGGGGTAGCGGTGGAACACCGCCTCAAAGTGGGGCTTTAGACAACTTCCAAATAGTTGAAGCTTCCTAAACCCACCCAAACCTAAAAAACGTTCAACCAAACATGAAGGCCCCCTGTAATAACACAGTGGGCCTTCATGTTGTTGACACTTTGTTGGGCTGGGGTTTTATGGCTGCCGTCGAGCAACAAAACAAGCGTTTAGGTAAAACCAACGTTACACAGTTCAAAGAAGTATGGTTAGGTAGGCTACCTACCTTACATAAACACAGACCCTATAGCTGAACCCTCTCCCGGATAGGGTGTGGTGGTATGGGGTTGGGGGTGTTAGTTGGTGCGTTGTGCTCTATGGGGTGCAAGCCATGAGCGTAGCTCTTGTTCAGCTCTGGTTTGTACAAACACTGTACCAGGACCACTTAGGCGTGCTACTAAACCTTCCCCGGTTAACACTGAAGTTTTAACTCCAGATAAAGGCTCGACCCGTAACCCTACAGTGTCAGACAACCCGACCAGGTGGCCTGTATCTACTGTTAAACGGTCTTCACCACCCAGATCGAAACGTTGCAAACCACCAAAAGAACTTACCAATATTTGGCCGGTACCGGAAAGGCGTAGCATCGTTGCCCCTTCACGTAACACTATGCTACGCACCCCAGCATACTTCACATCAAAATCAATATTTTCGGACACAGCCAACAAAGAACCTTGTTGCACATGGAACGTTTCTTGCTGTAAATCTATTGACGCTATATCCCCTGGATAAGGGGGTGCTGCTGCTACCCAAGCTCCTTGATGGGTGGCGCTGTAACGCCCCATCATAAAGTTCTGCCCACCAAATATTTTACGGACCGCGGCGCTACTAATCCCGCCAGGACCAACCCCACCAGCCACTTCTAAACCTTCAGACATCATCACCATCGCACCAGACTCAACATAAACGGTTTCACCTAAAGCTAAATAGCAGTAGGCCAAAGTGTACGACGGTGAACATTCAAGCTGCATCTGCATAGCCACAGCATCGCCACCACCTGGCGATCTGGACAACTATTTTTTGTGTTGTTTCTGGTTTGTGTCCCTATAAAACAATCTACGCAAAGGTGTGCTGGTTTTTTGCCAAACCCGGTACAACATAACCCCAGGGCCACCCACAACTAGTGGTATCAGCCCGAGTAGTGTCGCAGCGAAAACAATTTGGGAAACATGTTCGAAAGTGGTGTTTCGCCCACCAACAACCGACCAAACTACACTAGCCAACCCGAACAACAGCCCGAACGCAACGCTAATGGCTGCTGTTGCGCTCCACCCACCCACTTTGGGGGAGGACCACAGCCACCCCCAAAACACACCTAAAGCTAGGCCAGAGATAATCATCCCTAACACCAGGTTAGCGGGCCAGCTTTCAATATCGTGTGACACCCACATCACACCGGTGACACTTGCTAAGATAATCGCTATAGAAACAGAAACTTTGGTAGTTGCCCCCATTTCTCTAACGTCCGTCAAAGTTGTTGGGGAGCGTACAACACTAGTTTGGCACACATGTTTCAGATCGCAGACGCTGTGTTTTCTAACAGGTTGTTAACAATTGTTGGGGTTAGCACACCAACCCTGGTCGGCAGAAAATAGGCTTGCGACCATACCCCAACCTGGTAGGGGTCATACAGGAATCTGCCCAGCTCGGCTTTAGTGATCGTGTTTTTAGAAGTTGCCATCCAATGCTCAACCTGTAAAGCATGCACACCGTGTGTCACAATATTGTTGTTAAGGTGTGTTATCCGTTTGCTTAGCTGTTTGGTGCTAGCAAACTCGGAATATGCTTGGATCTGGTTGATAACGCTCGGTAACACTTTAGCGGCGTTGTCACCCCAAACTTCTAAACTGGAAAGAGAACTTTCCGCAACAATCGAATCCCAAGCTTTTAACGACGTTCGGAGTTGTTGCGCTAAAAACCGGTACGCCCCATATAGTTTAGAAGGACAAAGGCCAGGTACTTGTTCCAACAAATTTGTTGTGGAAAGACCGCAACGCATCCCGTTTAGAACCGCGGTGATTTCGCTTCTGGAAGGTTCCTGGGTAGTGTTTTCCGCGATTTTTCGTAGCTGGCGAACAAAAATGGTTTCTTCGTTCGCGGTCAATGGCCAACCACGACCTTCGAAATACTGCCAAATATAGGTTCGTTGGGTGACCGTTGGGTGAACACCATCCAAAAACATGTCACCCATAACCAGCTCAGGGCGACCAAGAGCATCCAAACTAACAAAAATATTTGGGTGTTTTTTATCTGTATCCCTATAGATTTTAGAGATCTGGGCTACAGTGGAGATACCTCCATTAGACATTAACAAACAAAACTTTCTACAAAATGTACGGGGGTTTTGGCCAACCCGCACCGTAACGAACACGACATGGTTCTAGATAAGGCCAACGATCTAGACATATAAAACCGCTCGATGAGCAGCAAACGTTAAACGTTTTTAACGAGTTTGTGTCCCCCACAACACGGTGGGTGATGGGTTTTGTTTGTACAGTAGATTTGGTTGTAAGAACGTGTTTGGTGTTAAGCGCCCGTTAGATGGGCACGTACTACAGTGTCTGGAAAATGGGTAGCTAAACGGTCTGGGACACCTAACGCTAAAAGAATATCGTCAAAAACTTTCGTTGCGGTCAACTGTTCATTAGGTGCTAAATCAGGGTAGGAAACAAGCAACAATCCCATAAAAGCTTGCCTCCAAGCTTCGAGCGAAACCCGCACATCGCTAGGGCCCGCTGCGAGAGGTTTGCGGACCAACCCCACCGAACGTATCTCAGCTAAACTATGGGCATACAAACCGCTAGTCGCTTCGGTCACAATGGGCGCTGGGAATGCTCGGGGTTCAGTACGACCGGGAATGTTCAACAAATCTAGAAGATCGCGTATATACAACGACGCAAAAAACATTTCCTCTTCGCTCAACATAAAAGCAGCGTCCAAACTACCCACAATGGTGTTTAGCCAGGTATGTCGACCAACTTCGGGGACCATGTTTGTTAGTCTCGCCCCCACCTAAACTGACACGTCCCAACCAACCTACTAGCCGGTTCTAATAACAGGTCGCTAAGGTCCGAGGTGTTTAGATAGTTAAACTATCATGCGTTAAAGACGCTGTTTCGGATGTGATATTAGCAACAACCGTCCCGCATGTAGAAGCTGGTAACCTCTTGGCGTTAACCCCCAACCAGTGGCCCACTAACAACGAAATCGGTTTTGTGGTCACCCCTGAAATATTGGTCCTCACAGCAACAACCAACAACGGGTGGTGTGTGGTTAGCATACCAACTATGGGCCCAACCCCAGGCGGGTGTGTAACCGAACCGGAAACGGTAGGACTCACCATCCTAGAAACGATAAACGCTGCTTTGGAGGAAGGTGTCGCCCCGATTCTAGACCTGAGTGTCCCAGAACCCCCAGAAGGGCACTGGGCCGAAAGAGCTTTAGGGGCGGGGCATGGCTGTGGACGTATCAACAACGGTGACCTTTGGTGTTGGGGTTATAACAACTATTGGCAACTTGGAAACCCGCTAAACAACGCCACCACCACCCCCAAAATACAAACAGTGAAAGTAAACCAACCAGCGCCTTTGAAAAATGTTACGGCCGGGGCGTATCACAGCTGCGCACAAGATTTTGACAACAACACCTGGTGTTGGGGTTGGAATATTCACGGACAGCTAGGTCACAACATAAACACCCAAACCTCAAACCCTAACCCTGTCCCCACCAAAGTTGTCACCAACCAAACATTCACACAAATCAGTGCCGGCTGGTTACATACCTGTGCTGTTTCCACCGATCAAGATGTGTGGTGTTGGGGACAAAACTTTCATGGGCAGCTGGGCGACACCCCCAATTTCGAAGACAGTGTAGCTAGCCAACCAACCCCAACTTTAGTGTCAGGGAACCACAAATTTCGTACGGTTTCAGTGGGTTGGGTATCAAGTTGTGGGGTAAGTACTACCAACACTATTTGGTGTTGGGGGGCTAACAGCTACGGGCAGCTAGGTACCAACATGGCTTTAGAAACCCGAACAACAACCCCAATAAAACTGTCAAGCACACTCACACCACAAACAGTGAAATCAGGTGCCTACTTCACATGCCAACTAAACACCAACAACCAGCTGTACTGCAACGGGCAAAACCAATACGGGCAACTAGCTAACCCAAACATTGAAACCCACACGGCCCACCCCACAGAAATACTGGTACCTACCAACCAACCCTAAAACCGTTACAGTTAGTGGGCACCTAGTGTTGAACTGTTTGGAAACACTGCACAGTTAAGGCTATGCAAACCCCAACACCCCACCCACAATCGACAAGCCTGGTTGATTACACGACTGTGCTAGATAACAAAACATGGGAACAAATAAAAAACACGGCAGCTTTTCTTCCCAGCACAGCATTGATCGTTATCGAAGGTCACGACCCTAACCTAAACCAGTGGGTAGCCAACCAGTTAGCGCACAACAGCCCTGAGGGGGTCTACAGCTATCATCAACCCACCGACACCAGATGGAAGGTTGAAGAGCTCAACACAATCCTAGAAACCACCACAAAATATGTGAACACCCAACACCAAATCGTGGTAGTCGCCAACCCGGAACGTACCGAACCAAGAACCCTAGACAGGTTTTTGAAACAACTCGAACAGCCACTAACACCAGCGACCTACATTTTTACAACCACCGACCGTGCTCTTCTCCCACCAGCGTTACAAAGCCGTGCCGGGAACACGGTTACAGTCACAACACAAGATGTGTCCAACTGGCTTGGAAACCTTTTGGGGACCGCCAACCCTATCTTAGACCCACACCAGATACAGACTGTAACCAGGTTTTGGGGTTCGCT contains:
- a CDS encoding TIGR00266 family protein; the protein is MQMQLECSPSYTLAYCYLALGETVYVESGAMVMMSEGLEVAGGVGPGGISSAAVRKIFGGQNFMMGRYSATHQGAWVAAAPPYPGDIASIDLQQETFHVQQGSLLAVSENIDFDVKYAGVRSIVLREGATMLRLSGTGQILVSSFGGLQRFDLGGEDRLTVDTGHLVGLSDTVGLRVEPLSGVKTSVLTGEGLVARLSGPGTVFVQTRAEQELRSWLAPHRAQRTN